From a single Corvus hawaiiensis isolate bCorHaw1 chromosome 23, bCorHaw1.pri.cur, whole genome shotgun sequence genomic region:
- the LOC125337347 gene encoding discoidin, CUB and LCCL domain-containing protein 2-like isoform X6, with translation MLCCPLVAAGSIALVASPASPGHELPAGVSRRGSLPPGPGSEPWNAVPGISRPAPSQPRRDHRDLPRPARLTPAARAGRLTTRRTNGNGCGHTLLTPHSGTLSSKNYPGTYPNHTVCCWQLQAPPGTSLLLAFGDVDLESSEHCAHSSLLLADPQTGTAYDLVSCLVRGTHYTQEHVRGSLSEKRLVFHKACDDVLEVVAFNASSWWHEMDALGQDRAWVAERAALSTTGHSWAAEPGAGAAWLELDLGTRRNVTGIITKGSSEQHDYYVTSYHVSSSRDGKNWRPYRGSSGQEDKVFEGNADSQGEVSNAFIPPIVARYVRVTPQSWHQRVALKVALVGCQLARVRAPRPYVPSVPKEVLEPTSHPASRTPIPGIALDPEKAGSTLLVVLLIGGFVLLCSCLLLLAFICHRKRKSTAELNCGITKGYPKLESSQVCSLQSLPAPSLSSFPTPGDLSRTQSPEYAEPDLVQVSPSSQTGPSTFKPLLEEGYTLPLVLSHYDVPGKHHEYAEPLPPEPEYATPFSEPEPAGMHRSSCGIAGPPGCPPVRYQTPAPRPGELPAGVEQTGSPCSEGSRGWPKHCPLAHVYHEAL, from the exons ATGCTGTGCTGCCCCCTGGTGGCCGCGGGCAGTATCGCCCTCGTGGCGTCCCCCGCCAGCCCAGGACACGAGTTGCCGGCGGGGGTGTCACGGCGGGGTTCGCTCCCCCCTGGTCCCGGCAGCGAGCCGTGGAACGCGGTACCGGGCATCTCCCGCCCCGCCCCAAGCCAGCCCCGGCGGGACCACCGGGACCTCCCACGGCCGGCCCGCCTCACCCCCGCCGCGCGGGCCGGTCGACTGACAACGAGGCGGACCAATG gaaatGGCTGCGGCCACACGCTGCTGACACCCCACAGTGGCACCCTGAGCTCCAAGAACTACCCGGGCACATATCCCAACCACACcgtgtgctgctggcagctccaaGCCCCCCCAggcacctccctgctcctggcattCGGGGATGTGGATCTGGAATCCTCGGAGCACTGTGCCCACAGCTCCTTGCTGCTCGCTGACCCCCAGACTGGCACTGCCTACG ACCTGGTTTCCTGCCTGGTTCGAGGCACCCACTACACCCAGGAGCATGTCAG GGGATCTCTTTCTGAGAAGCGACTTGTATTCcacaaag cctgtgaTGATGTGCTGGAGGTGGTCGCCTTCAATGCCTCATCCTGGTGGCACGAGATGGATGCACTGGGCCAGGACCGAGCCTGGGTGGCCGAACGGGCAGCACTCAGCACCACCGGCCACTCCTGGGCAGCCGAACCCGGCGCCGGGGCCgcctggctggagctggaccTGGGCACCCGAAGGAATGTCACAG GAATCATCACAAAGGGCTCCTCCGAGCAGCACGACTACTACGTGACGTCCTACCACGTCTCCTCCAGCCGCGATGGGAAGAACTGGAGACCCTACAGAGGCAGCAGTGGCCAGGAGGACAAG GTGTTTGAAGGAAACGCCGACAGCCAAGGGGAGGTCTCCAATGCCTTTATCCCCCCAATCGTTGCCCGCTATGTCCGCGTCACACCGCAGAGCTGGCACCAGCGCGTGGCCCTGAAGGTGGCCCTGGTGGGCTGCCAGCTGGCACGGGTCCGTGCGCCCCGTCCCTACG TGCCCAGTGTCCCCAAGGAGGTCCTTGAACCCACCAGCCACCCAGCCAGCCGCACCCCCATCCCTGGCATCGCCCTGGACCCGGAGAAGGCAG gtTCCACACTGCTGGTGGTGCTTCTCATTGGCGGCTTTgtgctcctctgctcctgcctcctgctcctggctttCATCTGCCACAGGAAGAG GAAGTCAACAGCGGAGCTGAACTGCGGCATCACAAAAG ggtaCCCCAAGCTGGAGTCAAGCCAggtctgctccctgcagagcctgccAGCCCCTAGCCTGTCTTCCTTCCCCACGCCAGGGGACCTGAGCCGGACCCAGTCACCAG AGTACGCTGAGCCAGACCTGGTGCAGGTGAGCCCCAGCAGCCAGACGGGTCCCTCCACCTTCAAGCCACTCCTGGAAGAGGGCTACACTCTGCCGCTGGTCCTGAGCCACTATGACGTCCCGGGAAAGCACCATGAGTACGCAGAGCCGCTGCCGCCAGAGCCTGAGTATGCCACGCCATTCAGTGAGCCGGAGCCTGCCGGGATGCACCGCAGCAGCTGCGGCATCGCAGGGCCCCCTGGGTGCCCCCCGGTGCGGTACCAGACCCCTGCCCCGCGGCCCggggagctgccagctggggtggAGCAGactggcagcccctgctccgAGGGGTCCCGTGGGTGGCCTAAGCACTGTCCCCTCGCACACGTGTACCATGAAGCCTTGTGA
- the LOC125337347 gene encoding discoidin, CUB and LCCL domain-containing protein 1-like isoform X2: MLCCPLVAAGSIALVASPASPGHELPAGVSRRGSLPPGPGSEPWNAVPGISRPAPSQPRRDHRDLPRPARLTPAARAGRLTTRRTNGNGCGHTLLTPHSGTLSSKNYPGTYPNHTVCCWQLQAPPGTSLLLAFGDVDLESSEHCAHSSLLLADPQTGTAYDLVSCLVRGTHYTQEHVSVYCPAGCKDIHGDIWGNPSQGYRDTSVLCKAAVHAGVIADELGGQVTLSREKGITLYEAAFANGLHSKRGSLSEKRLVFHKACDDVLEVVAFNASSWWHEMDALGQDRAWVAERAALSTTGHSWAAEPGAGAAWLELDLGTRRNVTGIITKGSSEQHDYYVTSYHVSSSRDGKNWRPYRGSSGQEDKVFEGNADSQGEVSNAFIPPIVARYVRVTPQSWHQRVALKVALVGCQLARVRAPRPYVPSVPKEVLEPTSHPASRTPIPGIALDPEKAGSTLLVVLLIGGFVLLCSCLLLLAFICHRKRKSTAELNCGITKGYPKLESSQVCSLQSLPAPSLSSFPTPGDLSRTQSPEYAEPDLVQVSPSSQTGPSTFKPLLEEGYTLPLVLSHYDVPGKHHEYAEPLPPEPEYATPFSEPEPAGMHRSSCGIAGPPGCPPVRYQTPAPRPGELPAGVEQTGSPCSEGSRGWPKHCPLAHVYHEAL, translated from the exons ATGCTGTGCTGCCCCCTGGTGGCCGCGGGCAGTATCGCCCTCGTGGCGTCCCCCGCCAGCCCAGGACACGAGTTGCCGGCGGGGGTGTCACGGCGGGGTTCGCTCCCCCCTGGTCCCGGCAGCGAGCCGTGGAACGCGGTACCGGGCATCTCCCGCCCCGCCCCAAGCCAGCCCCGGCGGGACCACCGGGACCTCCCACGGCCGGCCCGCCTCACCCCCGCCGCGCGGGCCGGTCGACTGACAACGAGGCGGACCAATG gaaatGGCTGCGGCCACACGCTGCTGACACCCCACAGTGGCACCCTGAGCTCCAAGAACTACCCGGGCACATATCCCAACCACACcgtgtgctgctggcagctccaaGCCCCCCCAggcacctccctgctcctggcattCGGGGATGTGGATCTGGAATCCTCGGAGCACTGTGCCCACAGCTCCTTGCTGCTCGCTGACCCCCAGACTGGCACTGCCTACG ACCTGGTTTCCTGCCTGGTTCGAGGCACCCACTACACCCAGGAGCATGTCAG TGTGTACTGCCCTGCAGGCTGCAAGGACATCCATGGGGACATCTGGGGCAACCCAAGCCAGGGCTACCGGGAT ACATCGGTGCTGTGCAAGGCAGCCGTGCATGCCGGGGTGATTGCGGACGAGCTGGGCGGGCAGGTCACCCTGTCCCGGGAGAAGGGGATCACGCTCTATGAGGCAGCCTTTGCCAATGGGCTCCACTCCAAAAG GGGATCTCTTTCTGAGAAGCGACTTGTATTCcacaaag cctgtgaTGATGTGCTGGAGGTGGTCGCCTTCAATGCCTCATCCTGGTGGCACGAGATGGATGCACTGGGCCAGGACCGAGCCTGGGTGGCCGAACGGGCAGCACTCAGCACCACCGGCCACTCCTGGGCAGCCGAACCCGGCGCCGGGGCCgcctggctggagctggaccTGGGCACCCGAAGGAATGTCACAG GAATCATCACAAAGGGCTCCTCCGAGCAGCACGACTACTACGTGACGTCCTACCACGTCTCCTCCAGCCGCGATGGGAAGAACTGGAGACCCTACAGAGGCAGCAGTGGCCAGGAGGACAAG GTGTTTGAAGGAAACGCCGACAGCCAAGGGGAGGTCTCCAATGCCTTTATCCCCCCAATCGTTGCCCGCTATGTCCGCGTCACACCGCAGAGCTGGCACCAGCGCGTGGCCCTGAAGGTGGCCCTGGTGGGCTGCCAGCTGGCACGGGTCCGTGCGCCCCGTCCCTACG TGCCCAGTGTCCCCAAGGAGGTCCTTGAACCCACCAGCCACCCAGCCAGCCGCACCCCCATCCCTGGCATCGCCCTGGACCCGGAGAAGGCAG gtTCCACACTGCTGGTGGTGCTTCTCATTGGCGGCTTTgtgctcctctgctcctgcctcctgctcctggctttCATCTGCCACAGGAAGAG GAAGTCAACAGCGGAGCTGAACTGCGGCATCACAAAAG ggtaCCCCAAGCTGGAGTCAAGCCAggtctgctccctgcagagcctgccAGCCCCTAGCCTGTCTTCCTTCCCCACGCCAGGGGACCTGAGCCGGACCCAGTCACCAG AGTACGCTGAGCCAGACCTGGTGCAGGTGAGCCCCAGCAGCCAGACGGGTCCCTCCACCTTCAAGCCACTCCTGGAAGAGGGCTACACTCTGCCGCTGGTCCTGAGCCACTATGACGTCCCGGGAAAGCACCATGAGTACGCAGAGCCGCTGCCGCCAGAGCCTGAGTATGCCACGCCATTCAGTGAGCCGGAGCCTGCCGGGATGCACCGCAGCAGCTGCGGCATCGCAGGGCCCCCTGGGTGCCCCCCGGTGCGGTACCAGACCCCTGCCCCGCGGCCCggggagctgccagctggggtggAGCAGactggcagcccctgctccgAGGGGTCCCGTGGGTGGCCTAAGCACTGTCCCCTCGCACACGTGTACCATGAAGCCTTGTGA
- the LOC125337347 gene encoding discoidin, CUB and LCCL domain-containing protein 1-like isoform X3: MLCCPLVAAGSIALVASPASPGHELPAGVSRRGSLPPGPGSEPWNAVPGISRPAPSQPRRDHRDLPRPARLTPAARAGRLTTRRTNGNGCGHTLLTPHSGTLSSKNYPGTYPNHTVCCWQLQAPPGTSLLLAFGDVDLESSEHCAHSSLLLADPQTGTAYGPYCRNSVPSAPLLVTNSSTVTVLFNSTSHRSGRGLLLSYATTQHPVCTALQAARTSMGTSGATQARATGMGSLSEKRLVFHKACDDVLEVVAFNASSWWHEMDALGQDRAWVAERAALSTTGHSWAAEPGAGAAWLELDLGTRRNVTGIITKGSSEQHDYYVTSYHVSSSRDGKNWRPYRGSSGQEDKVFEGNADSQGEVSNAFIPPIVARYVRVTPQSWHQRVALKVALVGCQLARVRAPRPYVPSVPKEVLEPTSHPASRTPIPGIALDPEKAGSTLLVVLLIGGFVLLCSCLLLLAFICHRKRKSTAELNCGITKGYPKLESSQVCSLQSLPAPSLSSFPTPGDLSRTQSPEYAEPDLVQVSPSSQTGPSTFKPLLEEGYTLPLVLSHYDVPGKHHEYAEPLPPEPEYATPFSEPEPAGMHRSSCGIAGPPGCPPVRYQTPAPRPGELPAGVEQTGSPCSEGSRGWPKHCPLAHVYHEAL; encoded by the exons ATGCTGTGCTGCCCCCTGGTGGCCGCGGGCAGTATCGCCCTCGTGGCGTCCCCCGCCAGCCCAGGACACGAGTTGCCGGCGGGGGTGTCACGGCGGGGTTCGCTCCCCCCTGGTCCCGGCAGCGAGCCGTGGAACGCGGTACCGGGCATCTCCCGCCCCGCCCCAAGCCAGCCCCGGCGGGACCACCGGGACCTCCCACGGCCGGCCCGCCTCACCCCCGCCGCGCGGGCCGGTCGACTGACAACGAGGCGGACCAATG gaaatGGCTGCGGCCACACGCTGCTGACACCCCACAGTGGCACCCTGAGCTCCAAGAACTACCCGGGCACATATCCCAACCACACcgtgtgctgctggcagctccaaGCCCCCCCAggcacctccctgctcctggcattCGGGGATGTGGATCTGGAATCCTCGGAGCACTGTGCCCACAGCTCCTTGCTGCTCGCTGACCCCCAGACTGGCACTGCCTACG GGCCCTACTGCAGGAACTCCGTCCCTTCTGCCCCACTCCTGGTGACAAACTCCAGCACTGTGACCGTCCTGTTCAACAGCACCAGCCACCGCTCGGGACGAGGGCTTCTCCTGTCCTATGCCACCACGCAGCACCCAG TGTGTACTGCCCTGCAGGCTGCAAGGACATCCATGGGGACATCTGGGGCAACCCAAGCCAGGGCTACCGGGAT GGGATCTCTTTCTGAGAAGCGACTTGTATTCcacaaag cctgtgaTGATGTGCTGGAGGTGGTCGCCTTCAATGCCTCATCCTGGTGGCACGAGATGGATGCACTGGGCCAGGACCGAGCCTGGGTGGCCGAACGGGCAGCACTCAGCACCACCGGCCACTCCTGGGCAGCCGAACCCGGCGCCGGGGCCgcctggctggagctggaccTGGGCACCCGAAGGAATGTCACAG GAATCATCACAAAGGGCTCCTCCGAGCAGCACGACTACTACGTGACGTCCTACCACGTCTCCTCCAGCCGCGATGGGAAGAACTGGAGACCCTACAGAGGCAGCAGTGGCCAGGAGGACAAG GTGTTTGAAGGAAACGCCGACAGCCAAGGGGAGGTCTCCAATGCCTTTATCCCCCCAATCGTTGCCCGCTATGTCCGCGTCACACCGCAGAGCTGGCACCAGCGCGTGGCCCTGAAGGTGGCCCTGGTGGGCTGCCAGCTGGCACGGGTCCGTGCGCCCCGTCCCTACG TGCCCAGTGTCCCCAAGGAGGTCCTTGAACCCACCAGCCACCCAGCCAGCCGCACCCCCATCCCTGGCATCGCCCTGGACCCGGAGAAGGCAG gtTCCACACTGCTGGTGGTGCTTCTCATTGGCGGCTTTgtgctcctctgctcctgcctcctgctcctggctttCATCTGCCACAGGAAGAG GAAGTCAACAGCGGAGCTGAACTGCGGCATCACAAAAG ggtaCCCCAAGCTGGAGTCAAGCCAggtctgctccctgcagagcctgccAGCCCCTAGCCTGTCTTCCTTCCCCACGCCAGGGGACCTGAGCCGGACCCAGTCACCAG AGTACGCTGAGCCAGACCTGGTGCAGGTGAGCCCCAGCAGCCAGACGGGTCCCTCCACCTTCAAGCCACTCCTGGAAGAGGGCTACACTCTGCCGCTGGTCCTGAGCCACTATGACGTCCCGGGAAAGCACCATGAGTACGCAGAGCCGCTGCCGCCAGAGCCTGAGTATGCCACGCCATTCAGTGAGCCGGAGCCTGCCGGGATGCACCGCAGCAGCTGCGGCATCGCAGGGCCCCCTGGGTGCCCCCCGGTGCGGTACCAGACCCCTGCCCCGCGGCCCggggagctgccagctggggtggAGCAGactggcagcccctgctccgAGGGGTCCCGTGGGTGGCCTAAGCACTGTCCCCTCGCACACGTGTACCATGAAGCCTTGTGA
- the LOC125337347 gene encoding discoidin, CUB and LCCL domain-containing protein 1-like isoform X4, with amino-acid sequence MLCCPLVAAGSIALVASPASPGHELPAGVSRRGSLPPGPGSEPWNAVPGISRPAPSQPRRDHRDLPRPARLTPAARAGRLTTRRTNGNGCGHTLLTPHSGTLSSKNYPGTYPNHTVCCWQLQAPPGTSLLLAFGDVDLESSEHCAHSSLLLADPQTGTAYGPYCRNSVPSAPLLVTNSSTVTVLFNSTSHRSGRGLLLSYATTQHPDLVSCLVRGTHYTQEHVRGSLSEKRLVFHKACDDVLEVVAFNASSWWHEMDALGQDRAWVAERAALSTTGHSWAAEPGAGAAWLELDLGTRRNVTGIITKGSSEQHDYYVTSYHVSSSRDGKNWRPYRGSSGQEDKVFEGNADSQGEVSNAFIPPIVARYVRVTPQSWHQRVALKVALVGCQLARVRAPRPYVPSVPKEVLEPTSHPASRTPIPGIALDPEKAGSTLLVVLLIGGFVLLCSCLLLLAFICHRKRKSTAELNCGITKGYPKLESSQVCSLQSLPAPSLSSFPTPGDLSRTQSPEYAEPDLVQVSPSSQTGPSTFKPLLEEGYTLPLVLSHYDVPGKHHEYAEPLPPEPEYATPFSEPEPAGMHRSSCGIAGPPGCPPVRYQTPAPRPGELPAGVEQTGSPCSEGSRGWPKHCPLAHVYHEAL; translated from the exons ATGCTGTGCTGCCCCCTGGTGGCCGCGGGCAGTATCGCCCTCGTGGCGTCCCCCGCCAGCCCAGGACACGAGTTGCCGGCGGGGGTGTCACGGCGGGGTTCGCTCCCCCCTGGTCCCGGCAGCGAGCCGTGGAACGCGGTACCGGGCATCTCCCGCCCCGCCCCAAGCCAGCCCCGGCGGGACCACCGGGACCTCCCACGGCCGGCCCGCCTCACCCCCGCCGCGCGGGCCGGTCGACTGACAACGAGGCGGACCAATG gaaatGGCTGCGGCCACACGCTGCTGACACCCCACAGTGGCACCCTGAGCTCCAAGAACTACCCGGGCACATATCCCAACCACACcgtgtgctgctggcagctccaaGCCCCCCCAggcacctccctgctcctggcattCGGGGATGTGGATCTGGAATCCTCGGAGCACTGTGCCCACAGCTCCTTGCTGCTCGCTGACCCCCAGACTGGCACTGCCTACG GGCCCTACTGCAGGAACTCCGTCCCTTCTGCCCCACTCCTGGTGACAAACTCCAGCACTGTGACCGTCCTGTTCAACAGCACCAGCCACCGCTCGGGACGAGGGCTTCTCCTGTCCTATGCCACCACGCAGCACCCAG ACCTGGTTTCCTGCCTGGTTCGAGGCACCCACTACACCCAGGAGCATGTCAG GGGATCTCTTTCTGAGAAGCGACTTGTATTCcacaaag cctgtgaTGATGTGCTGGAGGTGGTCGCCTTCAATGCCTCATCCTGGTGGCACGAGATGGATGCACTGGGCCAGGACCGAGCCTGGGTGGCCGAACGGGCAGCACTCAGCACCACCGGCCACTCCTGGGCAGCCGAACCCGGCGCCGGGGCCgcctggctggagctggaccTGGGCACCCGAAGGAATGTCACAG GAATCATCACAAAGGGCTCCTCCGAGCAGCACGACTACTACGTGACGTCCTACCACGTCTCCTCCAGCCGCGATGGGAAGAACTGGAGACCCTACAGAGGCAGCAGTGGCCAGGAGGACAAG GTGTTTGAAGGAAACGCCGACAGCCAAGGGGAGGTCTCCAATGCCTTTATCCCCCCAATCGTTGCCCGCTATGTCCGCGTCACACCGCAGAGCTGGCACCAGCGCGTGGCCCTGAAGGTGGCCCTGGTGGGCTGCCAGCTGGCACGGGTCCGTGCGCCCCGTCCCTACG TGCCCAGTGTCCCCAAGGAGGTCCTTGAACCCACCAGCCACCCAGCCAGCCGCACCCCCATCCCTGGCATCGCCCTGGACCCGGAGAAGGCAG gtTCCACACTGCTGGTGGTGCTTCTCATTGGCGGCTTTgtgctcctctgctcctgcctcctgctcctggctttCATCTGCCACAGGAAGAG GAAGTCAACAGCGGAGCTGAACTGCGGCATCACAAAAG ggtaCCCCAAGCTGGAGTCAAGCCAggtctgctccctgcagagcctgccAGCCCCTAGCCTGTCTTCCTTCCCCACGCCAGGGGACCTGAGCCGGACCCAGTCACCAG AGTACGCTGAGCCAGACCTGGTGCAGGTGAGCCCCAGCAGCCAGACGGGTCCCTCCACCTTCAAGCCACTCCTGGAAGAGGGCTACACTCTGCCGCTGGTCCTGAGCCACTATGACGTCCCGGGAAAGCACCATGAGTACGCAGAGCCGCTGCCGCCAGAGCCTGAGTATGCCACGCCATTCAGTGAGCCGGAGCCTGCCGGGATGCACCGCAGCAGCTGCGGCATCGCAGGGCCCCCTGGGTGCCCCCCGGTGCGGTACCAGACCCCTGCCCCGCGGCCCggggagctgccagctggggtggAGCAGactggcagcccctgctccgAGGGGTCCCGTGGGTGGCCTAAGCACTGTCCCCTCGCACACGTGTACCATGAAGCCTTGTGA
- the LOC125337347 gene encoding discoidin, CUB and LCCL domain-containing protein 1-like isoform X1: MLCCPLVAAGSIALVASPASPGHELPAGVSRRGSLPPGPGSEPWNAVPGISRPAPSQPRRDHRDLPRPARLTPAARAGRLTTRRTNGNGCGHTLLTPHSGTLSSKNYPGTYPNHTVCCWQLQAPPGTSLLLAFGDVDLESSEHCAHSSLLLADPQTGTAYGPYCRNSVPSAPLLVTNSSTVTVLFNSTSHRSGRGLLLSYATTQHPDLVSCLVRGTHYTQEHVSVYCPAGCKDIHGDIWGNPSQGYRDTSVLCKAAVHAGVIADELGGQVTLSREKGITLYEAAFANGLHSKRGSLSEKRLVFHKACDDVLEVVAFNASSWWHEMDALGQDRAWVAERAALSTTGHSWAAEPGAGAAWLELDLGTRRNVTGIITKGSSEQHDYYVTSYHVSSSRDGKNWRPYRGSSGQEDKVFEGNADSQGEVSNAFIPPIVARYVRVTPQSWHQRVALKVALVGCQLARVRAPRPYVPSVPKEVLEPTSHPASRTPIPGIALDPEKAGSTLLVVLLIGGFVLLCSCLLLLAFICHRKRKSTAELNCGITKGYPKLESSQVCSLQSLPAPSLSSFPTPGDLSRTQSPEYAEPDLVQVSPSSQTGPSTFKPLLEEGYTLPLVLSHYDVPGKHHEYAEPLPPEPEYATPFSEPEPAGMHRSSCGIAGPPGCPPVRYQTPAPRPGELPAGVEQTGSPCSEGSRGWPKHCPLAHVYHEAL, from the exons ATGCTGTGCTGCCCCCTGGTGGCCGCGGGCAGTATCGCCCTCGTGGCGTCCCCCGCCAGCCCAGGACACGAGTTGCCGGCGGGGGTGTCACGGCGGGGTTCGCTCCCCCCTGGTCCCGGCAGCGAGCCGTGGAACGCGGTACCGGGCATCTCCCGCCCCGCCCCAAGCCAGCCCCGGCGGGACCACCGGGACCTCCCACGGCCGGCCCGCCTCACCCCCGCCGCGCGGGCCGGTCGACTGACAACGAGGCGGACCAATG gaaatGGCTGCGGCCACACGCTGCTGACACCCCACAGTGGCACCCTGAGCTCCAAGAACTACCCGGGCACATATCCCAACCACACcgtgtgctgctggcagctccaaGCCCCCCCAggcacctccctgctcctggcattCGGGGATGTGGATCTGGAATCCTCGGAGCACTGTGCCCACAGCTCCTTGCTGCTCGCTGACCCCCAGACTGGCACTGCCTACG GGCCCTACTGCAGGAACTCCGTCCCTTCTGCCCCACTCCTGGTGACAAACTCCAGCACTGTGACCGTCCTGTTCAACAGCACCAGCCACCGCTCGGGACGAGGGCTTCTCCTGTCCTATGCCACCACGCAGCACCCAG ACCTGGTTTCCTGCCTGGTTCGAGGCACCCACTACACCCAGGAGCATGTCAG TGTGTACTGCCCTGCAGGCTGCAAGGACATCCATGGGGACATCTGGGGCAACCCAAGCCAGGGCTACCGGGAT ACATCGGTGCTGTGCAAGGCAGCCGTGCATGCCGGGGTGATTGCGGACGAGCTGGGCGGGCAGGTCACCCTGTCCCGGGAGAAGGGGATCACGCTCTATGAGGCAGCCTTTGCCAATGGGCTCCACTCCAAAAG GGGATCTCTTTCTGAGAAGCGACTTGTATTCcacaaag cctgtgaTGATGTGCTGGAGGTGGTCGCCTTCAATGCCTCATCCTGGTGGCACGAGATGGATGCACTGGGCCAGGACCGAGCCTGGGTGGCCGAACGGGCAGCACTCAGCACCACCGGCCACTCCTGGGCAGCCGAACCCGGCGCCGGGGCCgcctggctggagctggaccTGGGCACCCGAAGGAATGTCACAG GAATCATCACAAAGGGCTCCTCCGAGCAGCACGACTACTACGTGACGTCCTACCACGTCTCCTCCAGCCGCGATGGGAAGAACTGGAGACCCTACAGAGGCAGCAGTGGCCAGGAGGACAAG GTGTTTGAAGGAAACGCCGACAGCCAAGGGGAGGTCTCCAATGCCTTTATCCCCCCAATCGTTGCCCGCTATGTCCGCGTCACACCGCAGAGCTGGCACCAGCGCGTGGCCCTGAAGGTGGCCCTGGTGGGCTGCCAGCTGGCACGGGTCCGTGCGCCCCGTCCCTACG TGCCCAGTGTCCCCAAGGAGGTCCTTGAACCCACCAGCCACCCAGCCAGCCGCACCCCCATCCCTGGCATCGCCCTGGACCCGGAGAAGGCAG gtTCCACACTGCTGGTGGTGCTTCTCATTGGCGGCTTTgtgctcctctgctcctgcctcctgctcctggctttCATCTGCCACAGGAAGAG GAAGTCAACAGCGGAGCTGAACTGCGGCATCACAAAAG ggtaCCCCAAGCTGGAGTCAAGCCAggtctgctccctgcagagcctgccAGCCCCTAGCCTGTCTTCCTTCCCCACGCCAGGGGACCTGAGCCGGACCCAGTCACCAG AGTACGCTGAGCCAGACCTGGTGCAGGTGAGCCCCAGCAGCCAGACGGGTCCCTCCACCTTCAAGCCACTCCTGGAAGAGGGCTACACTCTGCCGCTGGTCCTGAGCCACTATGACGTCCCGGGAAAGCACCATGAGTACGCAGAGCCGCTGCCGCCAGAGCCTGAGTATGCCACGCCATTCAGTGAGCCGGAGCCTGCCGGGATGCACCGCAGCAGCTGCGGCATCGCAGGGCCCCCTGGGTGCCCCCCGGTGCGGTACCAGACCCCTGCCCCGCGGCCCggggagctgccagctggggtggAGCAGactggcagcccctgctccgAGGGGTCCCGTGGGTGGCCTAAGCACTGTCCCCTCGCACACGTGTACCATGAAGCCTTGTGA